The nucleotide window CCCAGCACGGCGAAGGAGGTATCCGCCAGATTAACACCCAGATCGAAAAGACGTCCGGTCACTGCTGCAACAAGACCAACCTGATCTGGACTGACGATAGAGATGAGAACTGTATGGTTTGCTGAATTTGGCATGTTGCGCTTTGTCCCGAATGGCGATATTACAATATTTTCGTTATTCACAGAAAAATAACCGATTAATTGCTATTCTGCCAACAATGATTTCCGGATCATTGTATACCGGAACAGGCTTCTTCCAATTGCAACAGGTAATATTATGTCAGAACAACTCTTACATCTCGTCTTCGGTGGCAAAGTTAAAGATCCACGCGGTCTGGAATTTGAAGACACGGACGAACTGGATATTGTCGGAATTTTCCCCAATTACAAACAGGCGAAAGACGCATGGAAGGGCGCCAGTCAGGCAAATGTCGATGACGCCCTTACAAAATATGTAGTGGTCCACCTCCACAAACTGCTTGAGCCGGAGAGCGAATAAACGGATCAGCCCGGATCAGTTGAAATATAGGTCTATTTCCTGGTCCAGGCTGTCTTTTCCGGCCACATAGACTCCCAGACGTCCCTTCAGTATCTCCCGGGCCTCTTCCTTGTCCCTGGGGCGAATATGTTTCAACAGCACCCGCGCAATCCGACGGGCTGTTTCCGGATCATGAATGAGTTCAGGAACGATTGATTCCATCAGCTTTAACCTCCCAATGAATTTTGACGAGGTTTGTTGTATACTCCCCGACTATGACCCAAAAATTGACTAAATATGACATTCGAATGACATTCAAAGCCGTTCTGCAAAGTAGGCATGAATGCACCCAAGGCAGGTATCCAGATGAGCAATAACCGAAAAAGCCGCACCGTTTATGCCATACTCGGATTCCTGTGCAGCAAGCCCCGTTCGGGCTATGACATCAAAAAAGCCATCGAGAAAAGTGTCGGTTTTTTCTGGAGTGAAAGCTATGGGCAGATTTATCCCATTCTTAAAAAGCTGGTGGAAGACGGTCTGGCCGAAAAACTTCAGGATGAACTCCCTTCCAGCCGCAAGCGACAACGCTATGCCATTACCGACAAAGGCCGGAAACAACTGGCTCACTGGATTGAGCAGGACGCTGACTATCGAGGTTTTCGTAACGAGCTGTTGCTGAAACTATTTTTCGGCACGACGGTCGATACAGAAGTAAGTATCCGGCATTTGCGGGATTTTATTGTTCATGAAAAGAAACGCCTGGAGATGTTTGAGGGGTTCCATGCAACGCTCCCCGGGAATAAGGAACAGATGACGCCGAATATCGTCTTTCTGACCGCTACCCTCAACTATGGGCTTTCCGGAACCCAGCATAATATCAAATGGGCAGAGGAAACCATCGGGATGCTGGAAGAACTGGACAAACAGTAATCTTTCACCTTGTGTCTGGCCAGCCGATAAGCTATTTTTGCCAATAATGTATCTGCAAGATATATCGAGGAGAAAATCTATGTCCATGCCAGACCTTCTTGCCAATAAGCTCAGCCTGCCCGTCGTCTGCTCCCCGATGTTTATCATCTCCAACCCCGACCTTGTCATCGAGCAATGCAAGGCCGGACTAGTCGGCTCCTTCCCCGCCCTCAATGCGCGGCCAGCCCTTGTGCTTGATGAATGGCTGACCAGAATTAAATCCGAACTGGCCGACTATCAAACTGCCAATCCCGGGAAAAAGGTTGCCCCCTTTGCCGTAAACCAGATTGTCCATCAGTCCAATGACCGGCTGGAACATGACCTCCGCCTGTGTGTTAAACATGAAGTGCCAATCATTATCACCAGCCTGATGGCGCCGGACCAGATCGTCCGCCCGGTTCATGATTATGGTGGCCTGGTGTTTCATGATGTCATTAATTTACGCCATGCCCGCAAGGCGGCGAAGGCGGGCGTAGACGGACTGATCCTGGTCTGTACAGGGGCTGGCGGACATGCCGGATCACTCAACCCCTTTGCCCTGGTTCAGGAAGTGCGTGAATTCTTTGACGGCACCATCCTTCTGGCGGGATCCATCAGCACAGGTCGTTCCGTTCTGGCGGCCCAGGCCATAGGAGCTGACCTTGCCTATATGGGAACCCGCTTTATTGCGACAGAAGAAGCAAATGCGGATCCGGCCTATAAACAGATGCTGATAGATCATGCAGCGAGTGACATCGTCTATTCCTCGCTATTCACCGGTGTACATGGCAATTACCTGAAGCCGAGCATTGCGCGGGCCGGCATGGACCCGGACAACCTGCCGGAAGCAGACAAGTCGCAGATGAATTTTGCCAGCACCGATGCAAAGGCCTGGCGGGATATCTGGGGGGCCGGTCAGGGGTTGGGGAGCATCAAGGACGCCCCCCGTACGGCAGAACTTGTCCAGAGGCTGATCAGTGAATATGCCGACGCCAGGGCTGACCTGATAAAAGCCTCAGATTACCTGTAGCATCGCCGCGACCAACGGATGCCGAACGATATCCCTGTCGGCGAGTCTGATGACAGAAACGTCATCCAGAGTGGACAGTCTTTCGGAAATATCGGCAAGACCGGACAGGCCATCAAGCAGATCGGTCTGGGCCGGGTCTCCCGTCATGACCATAGTAGACTGCCACCCAAGACGGGTCAGCAGCATCTTGATCTGGCCGTAGGTGCAGTTCTGCGCCTCATCCACAACGATAAAGGCATTATTCAGGGTACGGCCGCGCATGTAAGCAACCGGCGCAATTTCGATCGTGCCGTCATGCAGGTATTTCTTGAGATTTTTCAGCCCCATCCTGTCCGCCAGGGCGTCATACAGGGGTCTGAGGTAGGGCGCCAGCTTCTCATCGACTGCACCGGGCAGATAGCCGAGGTTTTCCCCGGCTTCCACGGCCGGCCGGCAAAGCATGATTTTTGAGACTTCCCCCGCATCAAGGGCTTCCACAGCCTTGGCAACGGCAATATAGGTTTTCCCAGTGCCGGCAGGCCCCACCGACAATATGACGTTATGGTCCTCGATTGCCTTGATCAGTTGAGCCTGGTTGTCGCTCTGGGGCTTGATTTTCCTAATATATTTCCTCTCCCTCTTTGCATCTTCTGTACCAAGGGGGTCCCACCCGCCGTCACGATAAAGCGGTCGAATATTCGAACTGTGAATATTCTGGTTTTCAGCAGTGTTGTGCACGCGTCTGGTTCTTTTACCCATTACAGTCTCCAATTTTAAGGTGGATAGGAAATACGCTCATCAGAACAACAAAAAACGCCTTCCCGGCTGGGAAGGCGTTCAAAATACTTTTTTGGGCAACAGAAAGATGTTCAGTTTCTCGACTGGGGTCGTCTATTCCCGCTCGCGGTATCCTCACTCTGAACTATCCTTTCTCAAAGATTCGTTACATAAAGTGTAATCTTTCAGAGTGAGAATGTAAAATATTTCTGCACTGCGTCATAAATATTTCTTTTATGACGTCCCGTTATCAGAACAGGTAGCCGATACCGACACCAACAATCCAGGGATCAATATCAACGCCGTCAGCGGTAACAACATCGTTGCCGATGCTGACGTCTGTATTGAGCCACAATTTTTTCACGTCGACGTTGAAATACCAGTTGTCCTTGATTTTATAATCAAGGCCGGCCTGCAGGGCAAAACCGAAACCGTCGGAATAGTCGATGGTTGTCAGGCCAAGGTCTTCGAGAGCGGTAGAGGTATTTTCGCTGTAGAAGAAAGTATAGTTCACACCAGCGCCAATATAGGGGCTGAAATCTTCCTTGGGTGCGAAATGATACTGTACTGTCAAGGTCGGCGGCAGAAGCCAGACACTGCCCAGCGGCACATCACCGAGGTCGGTGCCATTCACAACAGGATGATGCTTGGCTGTACCGGCAATCAGTTCAAGACCGATATTGTCGGTGACAAAATATGTAAAGTCCAGTTCAGGCACGACGGCATTGTCGATGTCTACTTCACCGCCAATAGAAGATGTTCCGCCAGCATCTGGAGCGACGAGAATACCGCGTGCACGGATCATCCAGTCACCTTTTTCCTTTGCGTCAGCGACACCGGTCATCAGGGTGGCGGCTGCCAGGCCTGCAATACAACAAGTTGTAAGAAGTTTAGTTTTCATGGTGTTTCCTCTTAGTGAATATTGGGAAATAAATATCCTTTGTTACAAACGCAACTTAGAGAAAGAACAATTGTTTGAAATTGATTTAGATCAGCTACTAAAAAGAATTTTCACTTACTTGAATGCGCCCTGAACCACTCGGTTACCCTATCGGCTTCCATGGGCCTGCTGATATAATAACCTTGGGCCTGGTCACATTTCAGCTGGGCAAGAAGGTCCAGTTGCTCGGCATCTTCAACGCCTTCAGCGATAACCTTGAGGTCGAAACTATGCCCCATGCTGATAATTGCCTCGATCAGGGACTGTGATTCCCGATCTGCCATCATACCACTTACAAATGCCCTGTCGATCTTAAGTTTATCCACAGGCAGGCGCGGCAGATAGGACAGCGACGAATAACCGGTACCAAAATCGTCAATGGAAAGCTGTATCCCGAGGTCGGCAAGTCCTCTCAGAGTTGTCAGAACCTCCTCGGTCTTGCTCATGACGATTCCCTCTGTAATTTCCAGTTCAAGATATTGCGGCTCCAGGGACGCCTCTTCAAGGCATTCCCGCACAAAATCCACAATCCTGTTGTCATGGAAATGGAGCGGGGAAATATTTACCGAAACCGGAAAGGCCGGCAGTCCCCTCGCCTGCCAGAGTTTGGCCTGCACACAGGCTTCCGGCAAAAGCTGTTCGGTCAGGGGAATAATCTGTTTTGACCATTCGGCAAGAGGAATAAACTCTCCGGGCGATACGAACCCCCGTTCCGGATGGTTCCAGCGCATCAGGGCCTCAACGCCGCATATCTGGCGGCTGTTAAGATCAATCTGGGGCTGGTAATGAAGCAGAAACTGACTTGATTCCATATTCTCCCGGATATCCGAAAGAAGGGTATTTCTATCCACCAGTTCGGCCTGCATTTCAGTATCGAAGATTATGACCTGACTGCCGCCTTCCTCCTTCGCTTTGTGAAGGGCAATTCCGGCATTCCGCACCATATGTTCAGCATTTCCCTTGTCATGCGGGTGATATGTAATGCCAATCGAAAGTTCCACGGGGATCTGCGCCCCCTCAATATTAATCGCCTTCCTGGTGTTGTCTTTTAGGCTTCGCGCTTCCTGCAATACAGCTTCAACATCTTCATACTGATCGCCGGTAATGGCAAATTCATCTCCACCAAGGCGAGCCAGGAATTCGTCCGGGCGCATAAAGGTCTTGAGAACCTCCCCGAGCCTGACAATGACATTGTCTCCGACTGCATGTCCGAAGACATCGTTAATATTCTTGAAGTTATCGATGTTGACAAGAATGACGCTGACAATTTTATCGGTGTTTTTTGACTGCAGCAGTTTCTTCTTCAATTCCCGCCGGAACATCA belongs to Emcibacter sp. and includes:
- a CDS encoding PadR family transcriptional regulator, whose protein sequence is MSNNRKSRTVYAILGFLCSKPRSGYDIKKAIEKSVGFFWSESYGQIYPILKKLVEDGLAEKLQDELPSSRKRQRYAITDKGRKQLAHWIEQDADYRGFRNELLLKLFFGTTVDTEVSIRHLRDFIVHEKKRLEMFEGFHATLPGNKEQMTPNIVFLTATLNYGLSGTQHNIKWAEETIGMLEELDKQ
- a CDS encoding OmpW family protein; translated protein: MKTKLLTTCCIAGLAAATLMTGVADAKEKGDWMIRARGILVAPDAGGTSSIGGEVDIDNAVVPELDFTYFVTDNIGLELIAGTAKHHPVVNGTDLGDVPLGSVWLLPPTLTVQYHFAPKEDFSPYIGAGVNYTFFYSENTSTALEDLGLTTIDYSDGFGFALQAGLDYKIKDNWYFNVDVKKLWLNTDVSIGNDVVTADGVDIDPWIVGVGIGYLF
- a CDS encoding EAL domain-containing protein, which encodes MKPASGTVFENLDDDTDNDLFVPHLSDVRLRDAQIRTLHSVIVPNVIASLLLGFVFLWLIWGRVPQVSAMAWYGALAVSLLPRLSLTLYTKRIETEKSQKNWLRLYLLFTSFSGLVWGSAIFFSADSTYMISPYLIMAMLAGLSAVTVLVGVAHRLAVWAFMVPCSIPVLFHFIGGGELHNYVFALACVIFVLLLGYAGSQFHRIFVASVSLRRKNRELVHEISEVYGSHYKSIESLHHLVDQMGGGLAMFDRDFNLIIWNKAYQKIFELPDNVLQMGVNLRDLGNWQMAREGFPLEKVKAETEQQIRELESRRIEGSYHKQIDFSDGRVFDMRADFLSDGETILNFSDMTHRAQASTDALVKMAQLDSLTNLPNRMMFRRELKKKLLQSKNTDKIVSVILVNIDNFKNINDVFGHAVGDNVIVRLGEVLKTFMRPDEFLARLGGDEFAITGDQYEDVEAVLQEARSLKDNTRKAINIEGAQIPVELSIGITYHPHDKGNAEHMVRNAGIALHKAKEEGGSQVIIFDTEMQAELVDRNTLLSDIRENMESSQFLLHYQPQIDLNSRQICGVEALMRWNHPERGFVSPGEFIPLAEWSKQIIPLTEQLLPEACVQAKLWQARGLPAFPVSVNISPLHFHDNRIVDFVRECLEEASLEPQYLELEITEGIVMSKTEEVLTTLRGLADLGIQLSIDDFGTGYSSLSYLPRLPVDKLKIDRAFVSGMMADRESQSLIEAIISMGHSFDLKVIAEGVEDAEQLDLLAQLKCDQAQGYYISRPMEADRVTEWFRAHSSK
- a CDS encoding DUF4170 domain-containing protein — its product is MSEQLLHLVFGGKVKDPRGLEFEDTDELDIVGIFPNYKQAKDAWKGASQANVDDALTKYVVVHLHKLLEPESE
- a CDS encoding nitronate monooxygenase family protein: MSMPDLLANKLSLPVVCSPMFIISNPDLVIEQCKAGLVGSFPALNARPALVLDEWLTRIKSELADYQTANPGKKVAPFAVNQIVHQSNDRLEHDLRLCVKHEVPIIITSLMAPDQIVRPVHDYGGLVFHDVINLRHARKAAKAGVDGLILVCTGAGGHAGSLNPFALVQEVREFFDGTILLAGSISTGRSVLAAQAIGADLAYMGTRFIATEEANADPAYKQMLIDHAASDIVYSSLFTGVHGNYLKPSIARAGMDPDNLPEADKSQMNFASTDAKAWRDIWGAGQGLGSIKDAPRTAELVQRLISEYADARADLIKASDYL
- a CDS encoding PhoH family protein, with the protein product MGKRTRRVHNTAENQNIHSSNIRPLYRDGGWDPLGTEDAKRERKYIRKIKPQSDNQAQLIKAIEDHNVILSVGPAGTGKTYIAVAKAVEALDAGEVSKIMLCRPAVEAGENLGYLPGAVDEKLAPYLRPLYDALADRMGLKNLKKYLHDGTIEIAPVAYMRGRTLNNAFIVVDEAQNCTYGQIKMLLTRLGWQSTMVMTGDPAQTDLLDGLSGLADISERLSTLDDVSVIRLADRDIVRHPLVAAMLQVI